From Ficedula albicollis isolate OC2 chromosome 7, FicAlb1.5, whole genome shotgun sequence:
ACAGTGAATTCTTTTACTTTCTGTGAATTCTTTCAATTTCCATTATATACTGATTATGTTTCTAAAgtacatatgtatatatttacaaaGTACATAAACTTCATCATAAAGATCAtcataaataattgaaattaagACATATTTAAGAAACTTTGTACAACTGTTCTCCTGTTTTCAAAAAGTAATTTAGGAGTAATTTGATCCTTATCCAAATTTAGAAAGTTATATTTTAGTACCATAATGAAAATCTGTACTCAGTAGTATCACAagctcaaaaataatttttattaatatataaaaaaaagaataaagaaaacagacattgtaattaaatattttctttcatctaCAAATAAGTACCTTgcatgataaaataattttttaagttcTTGTGAACAGTTAAAAAcagaggaaggaattttttgaaataaaagcaaaagaaagagacttttgaaatagaaaatatttggcAATATCTCTTAGTCACTAATAAAATATCCATGTAAACAAGTAATCCATATTTGCATTATCATATGCAATATTCTTGGTTACATGTAGTAAGAAGTACACATGTAATTACATTCAATTTTAGAATCTAATTTGTACCATCATTTCTCAGTTTCATTAACGTTGGAAAAAACACTCTTCTACTTCTGTCCATAGTACTGCACGACAGCATGtaaacagagtatttttttttccaggcatcTTAAAAAGATAGCACTTTCTATGTTAGGTTTTGTAACTTCCTGTTTTTATTGGAATCCAAACCTGGAATGTAAACTCTACAATCATATTCCTGTAAAAACAACCATGATTTccaaacatgcagaaaaatctCAATGAAAAAGCTAGGGTTCTACCTTCCATTTGTATCTTTGAAAATACAGTCTTTTTACTTCCTATGTTGCTACTGTATTTATGTTACTCATAAACACAGGTAAGAAAATTTGCATGAAAGGAAAGTTAATGGAAGGCCACTTTGAGGAGCAGGTTTAGGACTATTACTCTCCAAACAcctatgtatttttatttagcatTGAACTAACCTCATTTTTTTGCAAGGATACTTAGAGGCCTTTTCAATCAGCTTAGAATTAAGCCAAATGTCTATTGTATGTTTTGTCAGTTTTAAATTGCACACGCCAATGTTGATCAAGATTTAGGAGCTCACAGCTACTGCATCTCATGGGGACCTTCCAAAGATCAGCAGCCAGAATCCCACAGTTCATGCACATGATATACCACTGATTCTAAATTCCCCAAATGGAATCTTCAAGCTTCTGCTGAGTTTCTACTATTATGTATACCCTCTCAGCTGAAAACCAAAATTATGTTCTGGGGGGCTCCCCTCTAAAAGGTTGCTAATCCTTGATTTTGAGTTAGTTttatatcacagaatcacagaatcacagaatggttggaaTTGGAAAAGATCCAGAAGGATCAAGTCCAGCCCTTAAGCAAATGGCCCATATGGGATTTGAACCCACAACCTTGGTGTTACTTGTACCTTGCTCTTCATGAGAATAGAGAAGTAAAGAAATGCCACCATTCTTTTTTCAAGTATCATTCCCCTTGAACAGTACATGGAATACAATGGAAACCAGAAGGGCATACTGGTTATTGTAGCTTTAACTTTAACAGCATATAGAACCAACCACCTAAAAGCTGTTCATTTCAATACATTCAACTCAGTACTGTAACAAAAGAAGTCAtagattttgtgttttttccagtACACTGTACAGTTAGTTTCTTCCAGAACAATCCCTAGGCAACTGACTACTTTTCATACAAACATATGATTTTATTATGTGACCTAGTACTATGCAAGGATTGAGTGAGCTCATTTTCACAGGTGGATGAGACACAGTAACAAACCAGTACATAacaatttaaaatgctgttgctTGTGTGAGTGCAGTGTAGAAAACTGCATAGCAAATTACTGCAAGTGAACTCATTTATTCACTTCCCCTGTCATGCTTCACTGTTTGATTCATTGCACATAGTGGGACTGGAGGAGTGCTCACACAATAGTTAAGTCGTTTAGGTTAGTGTTCCTTCTGTCATACCTGAATTGTACATTAAAAGCAGGTAttttctgcagtggaaaaatACACCAATGTGAGGTTGGTCCCAGTCATTCACAAACCTATAAGGGAAAACATAGAACTCTGGGATGTAGTCCCTGAGTACCAAATGATATagcaaaatagttttaaaaatattttattatgctAGCTTTCTGTACTGCATTCaccaaataagaaaatattattacacATCAAATAAGAGGAACTGTGGTGCTTCTTGTCAGAGAAGACCCAAAATAACTCATGTCCAAAATACTTCATACTAGCACACAGTGAACTACAAAAATGGCTCACTTGTTGAAGGGTaatgtattaaaatgtttttaaaagctgaagtaGATAAAAACTTAagtagtatttaaaaaataggaaattataTGCTGATTGAAACTATCTATATTCCAACATGAACAGTGGTAAATTCTTATTCATAGTGGGCTCTGCATCTTTTACAAGAGATAGTAGAATGGTTCATCATTTTGGACTTGTATAATCCAAATAATCTACTAGTAATAGTATAAATGTTATTTGTATCTGTGAAATTAATGAATGAGCATAATACATTAATACTTCAATTACTAGAAAGAGCTATAAAAGTAAAGTGCCAGTAAGGACTCTTTATTATTTAGAGAAAATTGCATtatttaaaactgtaatttcaGGTTAGAAAGGAATAAAGTTTGTATAGATTGCTTATAGACTAAAGCATGTCTTCATGCCTATGATAATGCTTTTGATGTCAGTGTGGAGATTCCCAAATTGTCTTTCAGTTAAAACATAGCATATTATTAAAACAGCAAAGCTCACCTATGTCTTGGAGAAAGCATTTCTCACttttaggtaatttttttctgtgagactGATagcagatttttctgctttctaacCTCTAATTTCTGGTCTAGTAGCATAAATCAACAGAACTGTGCAATCAAATAAAGATGCTAAATTGCTGCCTTAAGGAAGACTTAGTTTAAGTGatacttttttttaagtgtgtttCTATAGCTTTTCAAATAACACAAATTCTGCATTTGGGTGTCTTAAAATTTCCTTAGATTTCAGTAATAATTGCAAATATATTTGGTAGAATTCGTTAGAAGGTCAACATATACATtctgattttagaaaaacaagACCAAAACCCCTCAGAAGtttctaaagaaaatgtaacattttatgAAGATATTaagcaaatttttaatttcttttttttttaattaaaagttttagAATAAACCTTTTTATGAAGGAACTCTGTAAAGTGCAGAATGACCTCAAATCCCATAGAACATAGCAGCTGGTGGGGGGGTTAATCAGCTAGACAAATCAGAGCTTTAAAAAAGTGAACATTACCAGAACATTTATATGTGACAAACTAAATTTTTCTGTCTGGCATACTTCATGGCTGATTCATAACCTGCAAAATCACTCAAAATTTACTCTGAATCTTGTTAAATTTTTCATGACTATAAGAGATATAAGCATTAAGTTAAAAAGTGATAAGGAACACACTTTCAAATTATGTGATTTCCCAATCAAATGATGATTGTGATGTCATTCATGctcttgttttttaaacaacGCATGGACTGGTCATGGAACAATAAAATATGTTTGGGACTTACAGAAATTTAAATCCATATGCAGAAAACTTGAGTATCTTTCAGCAAGCCATATTGAAAATGAACCCCCAACCTACTTACATATCAGTGTAACTAAATTAGAAGGACCCTCACCAGAGGGAATTTGGAGGTATAATAGTACttttattctgtgtattttctttacATAGTTGATCTTTGTCCTGCTTCATCAAatttgatgttttgttttctggctgCTTCAGTATTGCTCCTCAGATCAGATTTATCTGCATTGCTGTTTGTCATTGTGGATTCTACTTCTGTGCCTTCAGGAGTTGCTGCAATGGGCCTCAGAATTTTAGCGTTCTCTGCTGGGGGCCGCTTCCAGTGGGGCCTGCTTGCCATCCACAAAATAAGTGAACCAAATATGACAAGCAAAATACCAAGACAGTTGACCAAAGTTGCTTCTGGTGGGGATGCACTGTATGcaggatttttcctttgaaaggggaataagaaaaaagaggtcagaaaatattgttttaaagaCAATCCTGGTCTAAAAACAGCAGTCTCCTGCTAGGTAGGTCTTTttaatacaaacaaaacaaaacaatgtcCCAGTACTGGATGCTTATTATTCTGGGCAAATGGGAGTGTATTTGCAATGAATAACCTTAATAAACAAGTGGAAACAAATACTTACAATGCAAATATAAGCTTTTCTGTGATTCCCATGAGAGCTGTTGCAATCACTGTTGCAAAGATGGTGAGACCCGAATAAACATGTATTGGCATGAGAGCTACGCGGAGATGAACTGGAGCAAATGGGAGCAGAAAGACAGCAAAACCCAAGAAAAGCTAGAACCAAAACAGATTCATAGTTAAGGCTAGATGGAAAACAAGCTGTACTTCtcaagaagaataaaaataattataaaaattccATTCTGAGATGTCTTCACgtaagaattttaaagaattggcatttctatttttgaatgtgtttcctgtcaaaaccaaagcaaaattCTGGACTAGCAGTCAGGAAACagacattaaatattttataaatcatCCTACTTAATATTAGTGTCCGAACTTACTGATAGTGCTAAAACTCCAACCAAAGTACTGGAAACACAAGTTTTCAGTGTCACTAATTCACTAATATAATAAAAGGTGTGAGGAGCCACACTTTTTACAGTCTCATCAAGTCCTGTTCTCTGCTCCTGTTGCAGATTTGCACATAAAGGAATATCAGAAGACAGTCTGACCTTTTGACTTGAGtggattaaataattttatattattacaATTTCAGTTAAATTTAAGTGCCTATCTTTAGAAGGAGAATGGTCTCTCAATATATCGATCACGTAGCTTTTAAAGAGTGAAGACATGTATGTGTGGCATCAAGTTATTTAAGGGATATTAGTCCTCCTATTAGCACTAATTTTGTAATGGAAAATAACCCATCATGTCTCATGTTTGCATCCACAGGCTTGCCCAGTCATGTTGAGGTTGCATCCCTTTTTTAGTTTGTTCAACCGTTACTTACCCCTGCTGCTAAATTAGACACAGTGCATTAATTTGTATTTCAACCTGCTTTAACTCAGTCTTAGTCCTTGTTTTATCTTTCCATAATGGATTAGAGAGCCAGATATTTTCTCCCTGGGAAGCTTTTTAGTACACCATAATCAATTCATCTCTTAATCTTAGATCTGCTAAACAGTTGGAGTTTTTTAAGTCTTGCACTGGAAGATAGCTTTTCCAGCTCTCAAATTACTTTTCCAGAATTTCTTTGGGTTcgttgctttttatttttctgatcgttattttatattttaaaaatccataatATTTCATATTAGTTTCACTAATGCCATCTTTTTCCTGTTGTCACAGCATTGTGAGAACTCATTTAGAGCTTCATGTCATTTTTGAGTACTTTCCAAAGACATCATTTTCCAAGAGACAgtctcattttatatttttgccCTATTCTTAAATTTATGTCAGTGTGCTATACTGTATTAACCTACATTTGGCTTAATTACAATATAGTTACAATATTGTAGGCAGAGTATTATGTGAGCATAGGACTGATGTGCCTCCTCTGGTAAGTGTCTTCTCTGTTAACAAAGACACTACTTTATCACTATTTTTTATAAAGCTCAGTCACTTAACAATCAGTTTCTGACTAGAGACTTACATCCCGGATTGGAGGACACCAAGGATCTTTTGATGTGACAGGCAAGGCATTAAGAGCCATTCATCATGTTTATAGTAGCAAAATGAAAAGTAGAACTAAGATTCTAGTTGCAATTCTTCATTTAACCATTAGAAAAATACTGATATTCAGAGTAGTGGCAGCACAGACTTCCTTGAAATAGCTGCATTATTAGGACAAACTTAATTTTGACATTGTTATTTCTTATTCATTCATATTCATTCATATTAATTTGTTCCACTATAGAGAGTATACTCAACAATGCTGCaatatgctttcttttttcctaaatgttaAAAACACTATTTCAACACTTTTTCCTGTACCTCTTGACCTGAGCAGTGAAGGATAAAGTCCAGAACTGGAATCCCTTAGCTGAGGCTTTTCTGTGCTTGATCatagataattaattttttctttagtgttttgggaaaaaaaaaatatttgaaggaacaaaataaatttccatAGTGTAATAACGCAATATAGGGAGTTCAGAATGTATATACAGAAGCATCTGTATGTGTTCTGTAAATTTCAGGGCATGGTTACTCTTCTTTGCCAAATTCAAAATTCACTAAGTTAgcttattttacatttcaataATGCTAATTCTCTGCCAAGAGGAGCAGTTAAAAGCATGCCCACCAACATATATCAAAGTTCTGTTGATTCAGGAAAACTGGTTAGCCAGTAATAGCTCATTCAGATGTCAGATCCTTTACATCTCTACTGCTCCCTGATGCACTTGTTCTGTTGATTAACAAAAGCCTTGAGGCCAAGAAGTGACTACTTAAATTTATgatagctgggaaaaaaaagtagaaaagctGTTACTTTATTTGAGACTTTCCTAATAAATGTTCtaactgtatttaaatattctgcCAAAAAACCAAATAACTTGCTGTAAGTTCAGGAGTTAATAGGACTTAGAAACACACTACTGTGTAACTGTATTGTAAGTTAAtgggaaataaacaaaatatgcttaaaaatgcatttttcttcaaagtcaTTGATCCAGTATTTGTACATTACAATTTGGGAAATCAGAGTGTAAAATGGCTATCCCAGTAGTTACAGTGTACTAACAAGAGCCTATTGTGCCTGAATTACTCAAAACATCCTTCAAATTTACAATCTGTTTATAAATACAGTTAGATTCTGACCTGGAGAGAATAAAATATAACAGCAGCCAGCCCAATCCAGCTGTGCAGACTGTACATGTTAGGAATGTTCTTGGCATTGTGGAATTCAAACACGGCTACCATAGAAACGATTGCAAGAATCATAGCTATGGTATTTAATCCAGCATGTATGAACTTCATTAGGAGTTTGCTGCACTTCCAGGTCCAGGGCAATCTGTACACAATAATAgctgaagaaagaagagaatcAAGATTTTAGGCCTTATAGGATAAATTCTTCCAGATATTATTAATTATGCATAATTCACATAGTTACATCGTAAATTTCAACAAAATCTTAAGTCTTCTAAAAAGTCtattaaaaagcttttcctcaTACACATAGCATAGCATACTCTGAAAATACAACTGAGGCTTAAGTACAGCttttaagggattttttcctcaattATAAAATATCCTACAAACTTAAGtgtctttcaaaaaaaaatccccagtaAATAACTTGGTGTCATCTTTTCCTCTGTCATTAAATTGATCTAATAGGGATTTGACATaggattttgatttttctgctaCTAGTCAGATTGGAACAATATATCCTGATCCTTATGTTGAGAAGATCACTTGTTGAGAAAGTGTGTAggattattttataatatttattctCTTTGCCAACTGTGGATAATGCTATTCTCTATTTGCATAGATACTTATATGACTGGCTATTATATTGGTATCAGTTAGACTACTTTGAATGGGAAAATGCTCTTCAGCATCAGGGAATCATAATCTGACTTTAGGGACAAAAGCATTTAACAAATACAAGTCTTCCACCACTGTTAGTCGAATGTAGGGAAGTTTTGTCTATACTTGAATTAATAACTCTAGCAGATGGTGTTTTGTCCAGTCTGAACAAAACAGTAATATCCATTGATCTAATTCCAGATGGTCTGTAAGAATAACTTAACCTA
This genomic window contains:
- the LOC101810615 gene encoding cytochrome b reductase 1, translated to MEDYGRFLALLASTLLVGFLSVILSLVWVFHYREGLSWDGSLGEFNWHPVLIITGFVFIQGIAIIVYRLPWTWKCSKLLMKFIHAGLNTIAMILAIVSMVAVFEFHNAKNIPNMYSLHSWIGLAAVIFYSLQLFLGFAVFLLPFAPVHLRVALMPIHVYSGLTIFATVIATALMGITEKLIFALKNPAYSASPPEATLVNCLGILLVIFGSLILWMASRPHWKRPPAENAKILRPIAATPEGTEVESTMTNSNADKSDLRSNTEAARKQNIKFDEAGQRSTM